CTTATCGATTCTCGAACGATTCTCTTATCAAATTTCACTGggcaaggggaagaaaaaaaagtacaaatgggtttatttgtattaactttcttttatatcattgtgttgttaaaatgcCACCACTCCTGTCCATCCAAATGACTTTTACACAGCTACATTTGAGTGTTCAAATTATTGAAGTATTTGTTAAATAACTGTAcaaaacagtacaaaacaaatattatttttttcttcagtctgGGTACAGAAGGATCAGATGCAAGGAGCATTTGGCTGGAGAAGTTCTGATACTACCTGGTACTGGGTTATTTAAGTCAATAGCTTAAAAGGTATTGAGTACTGATACCCAGCCCTACAgcgtatacagtatatataaatacattttaaataactttaaacAAACCTGAAGCATAAAAGAAACTCTCCTCTCCCTTtgacccaaaaacaaaactgacattttcaaaaaatctgaaattctaatgtagaaattaaaatccagtaacattttaacatgttaCTAAACAATGTTCCTTCCTTTTTAAAAGGGTGtatgagctgagctgccaaaaataaaaccagtccAGCACTGACAAATACAACCAAGTCAGGAATGTtaatgtagaaaaataacagtttaacatGTTACTAGACCATGCTAGCTTTGGCCACGCTAGCTGTGGCATGTCCCTGGCTGTCCTGGGTTTCTTCTCTTCACTCTGGGTTTTAACAGGAACGTCCTCAGACAGCATCAGgacacagtgcatgtgtgtatgtgtgtgtgtggatagaaaggtttgctcttcctcctctcaacctgctgctgttttcttccACCTGGATTCACGTGGTATATCTGGTTTAGGTGATCGATGGGAAGCTCTGCCAGTTCCCcctggaggtggagctgcttCTGAAGGCGGGAGCAGGAGCGGGGCCATCGGGCAGCAGCGCCGCAGTGATGCTGCTCGACTGGTTCTTCATGGAGGACAAACTGGTCCTGGTCATGGAGAGGCCAGATCCCTCCACTGACCTGGAGAACTACCTCGCCGACCAAGGAGGCGCCCTGCACGAGGACGAGGCCAAGGTGAGCGGGtggaaaatgaactttcagagacgtcagactttcttcacaccagtactccatcagCGTAATAAAACTGTCCACATTAGCAGCAGGAAgcgtttgctttccacagccagctGTCAGTTCTGTGCTTTCTAAATGCTGACAACTGGGTGTTTCAGTTCATTCGGTGTTTGGCAAAATgctttgttgcagtgtaaaacgTGAGTAAACTGCAATAAATGGGCCAAACCTTCACAATCCTTGGTTTGGTCCTTTAAAGAGATTCTTTAGTCTGTTTCCCTGGAGAACTTCAGGGTCCCCTGGTCTGAATCCTGTTTCAGGGACTTTCCACCTTGAGAGGAGTTCAAGCCTTCATcgctcttcctctttctgtctcagatTCTCATGAGGCAGCTTGTGGACGCTGCCATAGAGATTCACGCCAGGGGAGTTTTCCATCGTGACCTGAAGCCTCAGAACATCCTGGTGGAGACGGAGTCGCTGCTCCCGCGGGTCCGCCTCATTGATTTCGGCTGTGGCGACAGCTTCCATGAGGGATCCTACAGCGAGGACCGAGGTACcggctgctgctcctgctcgtCACTCCTCTGCCGGTCTCTGACACGGTTTGTTTTAAAGGTGACCTGCTGATGgccctcccttcatctctctccctctccgtcgGTGTGTATTCCAGGAACCTTCTTCTACACTCCACCAGAgatgttcaggtggaggtgctACAGTGCTGGTCCCACCACGGTGTGGCAGCTGGGGGTGGTGCTGTACGAGATGCTGACCTCGTCCATCCCCTTTGCCACCGAATACAAAATTGTCCACAGCGACCTTGACAGCATTGATGAGCTGTCCCAAGGTAAGACACACTCTCTCTAAAGGCCTGTTTCCACCGAATACGTTCCTGGTAGTATGTGGGGGGCAGGAACTACTACAGGAACTACTCGCTCGGCCCTATCGActgctgtgtctccactgagaggaaagttcctgtaaagttaccgggctcTGGATGTGACGTAATCGTTGCGCGTTTGACCGGGGcgtcaaaatgcgtgttgttaaaaaagcgggttgttagtgttagctaacattagctagcacgttagcgtcaGTTTGGTAGTGTtgagctgtgtcccaattcagggtccgCATCCTTCGAAGGatgcatttgaaggccagttacgtcacaacactgcacgaaggcctgtcccaattcatccaaagttgaaggatccttcaaattcacacttcaaatgcgtcctccttttcagccgttggtagccgattcggaggatgcaccgcgactatccttctcgggctcccgtatcccaaaatgctttgcgtgctgctgctcagttggaggaaagttaactgaaatggccACGGCAGCATCTAGTGGAGATTCGACATATAAATGTAGgtattcagatttcacattataaaatatttggtttttactcatttgaacatccaacgccatatatgttaaaccaaaaccccaaaAGTCAGTTATTGtgctgtcttgtctgacagaaagaaacgttatctttctgtctccggagtttgttgtcatggtaacggcAATTACGTGACCAgcaaatactccgaaggctagaccgtcccatttggttgacggggaggacgcatcggatgcagaccctgaattgggacacagctttggtcgtgttgctagggacgctagcgttagttaatgccggctattttgttgctttctgttgacaccacatcccGCCGTgagtatatatatgtatgtgtatttatccaatcagcaccaagtaaaccctaagccccacccaggagatTTTCAGGGCCGTTCAGAGtacctaccccgaggcagggacttgtttagcccctgtaaaagttcctGAACTCTGTCCTTCGGGGGTGGTTCCTGCGGTGGAGACACACAacaacggccccggccccgtaaaattaccccgaagttcctgcggtggaaacgggcctccaggcgcacacacattcacactctcaCCGACAGTTTGTGCATTAACATTTGATCGCTGTCCCTCTGTCCAGACTGCCAGGACTTTTTGAGGCAGTGTCTGGCCAAGTCCCCCGAGCGCCGTCTCACCCTGGAGCAGATGAGGCTCCACCCCTGGATGTGCTGAATCAGCACTCCTGCACAGAGAAGACCATCCAGCACGCACATGTAAAGAAAACCTGCACACTTCCTTTAAAGCCATATGGAGGTTCAGTAAACTTCATTTGCCTGAATCTGTTCTTGAGCTCAACAGAAATCTCTCTTCTGCCGCTCAGGTTCACCAGGAGCTGCTGGCATTCCttcatgtgcaaaaaacaaacaaacaaacaaacaattattttggaaactgatttgtgatgaaaatgaatggagacAGTGAATCACAGAATTTGGGATAATCAGTTCAGGGGATCACAGAACAACTAATGTAGACGTTtccccaccatgtggactcgtaTCACACCCAGGTAACTTTACAACCCAACACTGGATTCAACTTTTATACAAGTTATTTTTATgtgaaagaaacaggaaaatggaAAGTCTAAGCTCCTAACCCCTAAATTTGTTGCAATACATGAGAAAActctgctggtgaaattttTTCTCAATTGGACAACATTTACCCCTCTCTCATCGACCTTGAAGTTTAGCCATAGACTAACACAGTCTTTTTTCACacgtgaatagggtaaaaattttatcCTATAGATATCACCATGAAACTTACTAAGTTGATTACTTATAataagccaaacaaaaaatatattacaagttctttgaaattCTTTGTTTACATGAGCAAATTTCAAGTTGAACTTTAGCCTCAATTGCAACATTATCCTTTCCCGAGAATGAAGGTgaaattgaatgaataaaaacaacaatcctTGAAAACAAGTGACATTTATTCCCAACATGTTAGaatacaaaagagaaaactcaaaaaaaaacttaacaaaataTCCTGATATAAGTAGttctatttatatttacacatttacatcACACATTCACAGTTTACAAAGGTAAAGGCTTAATTAACTTC
This genomic interval from Myripristis murdjan chromosome 19, fMyrMur1.1, whole genome shotgun sequence contains the following:
- the LOC115378245 gene encoding serine/threonine-protein kinase pim-2-like → MACRSLQPLDSLHPPASRTDPGRQTQTCPARIKRRHEVRKDTTADRRPAKKKRKATSERSLEADAKSLKGQSPEPRAESAEGVQTLSSSSSSASLCSAHGGWTISAADFLAIYQPVELLGEGGYGSVYAGYRIEDHLPVAIKQIEEDDVICTPKVIDGKLCQFPLEVELLLKAGAGAGPSGSSAAVMLLDWFFMEDKLVLVMERPDPSTDLENYLADQGGALHEDEAKILMRQLVDAAIEIHARGVFHRDLKPQNILVETESLLPRVRLIDFGCGDSFHEGSYSEDRGTFFYTPPEMFRWRCYSAGPTTVWQLGVVLYEMLTSSIPFATEYKIVHSDLDSIDELSQDCQDFLRQCLAKSPERRLTLEQMRLHPWMC